The stretch of DNA TGGGAGCCAGAGATTTACGTGAAAGGAAGAGGAAAACCTTGTAATTTGTATATCTGAGGGTGTCAGAAAGCACCAGATAGAATGATCAGGAGGTACTTACTGATCACCGACAACATACAATCAGTAGAAATTCTTCCATTTTTCTGTTCATTTCTCGAGTGGACGGCACGTGCAGATAGGCAGGCCAAGAAGTTATCCTTGTGCATTCAATGAAGCATTCAGATATGGACTGGGGTAAACAGGACACTCAAATTTAACTCTTATTTAGCTGTACCGCTAACAGAGTGACCAACTATATTAGGAATTATTACGACACGATTATGGAATCACTATCCTTCGCCAAGAACTTCAAATTTCAAATCGCAATCGTTACTTTAGAACTCGATTTTGGTAACATATCTGAACCTAACTGGATCTATAGCAAGAGATTCTAGCATTAGAGTCAAACTCAGGTAAATCCTCACTTAGATTATACAAGAAACCAACATGATCGGAAAACAATGGCCATGGAGTTTGAGATCAGAGGTGAAGAAACAAGTCCAAGAGAAGGATAGTTAGTTAGCCACACTCCAGAAGTACACGAGAACCAAGGATTGCATATTTTGCATCCCCGAAAGCAAAGCCGTCGCATAGTTTACATAACAGTGGCCGGGACCAATCCCAACAACAAATACTCTATTGGAACCAATTCAATATCAGTTTCTACTTGACGGCAAACAAAATCAACAGTCAACTCAAGAACATTCGAGCATTACCAGGGACAAGATGAAAGATTCAGATCTTCCGCTCCGACGCTtctttagctcttattagatgacCATCAACGAATCGCGAGAAAGATGCCGACCGCCGGAATTCAACCGAACATAAACCTAATTTTGAGAGGGAAGAAAGGGAGTAAGAAGAAACTGACACCACTCGAGCACAATGGGAGAGCGAAGAAGAGGGAAATAGCGAGAGAACGAAGTCGTACAAACAAGCCCATCTCACTAACCAACTGCACGACACGGAGAAACGGAAGGGGAACGGTCGAAGCACGAGGCGATGTGAGCCTGTTGTCTCACTCGTTATTTATAGGCTCGTATGCTGGTAGCgagagggcgggggggggggggaagagaGGGAGAACCACTCGAACCGTATCGGACGCGACGCGAATCTTGGCGTATTGTATGTATGTGGAAGGGAAGGCAAGTCCCAACTCCGCACATCCGCATAAGATACCTCATGCGGTGAGTAACATCGCCTCATCGCATGTGACGTGGAATGAGACTCCTAAATATCGCGGACTCCTACCACTTCTATTTCGGGATTTCTTGTAAGTGGGTACGCGTCGTCAGAGAAGTGGCAGTCACGTATACGGGAACTGTGCGGGAATATGCGCATCCGGGAGCAACAAAGTCGCACGCCAGTTCGGCCGAGTTCTCCGAGCTGGTACACCAAATAGGCTTTGTTCATTACGGCGTTTGGGCGCGGGTTGGGTCGTCAATCAAACGGCCACGATCCATGGAAGGACCGACGGTCCTGATGTTCTTTGCCGGCGACCAATAGATGGGCACCTGTCCGCGTGACCAAGTCCAAAACCTGACCAAAGGCTCGGCACCAGGTGTGGGGCCCGGACGTTGACCGATTTGAATCGAAACATCGGCAAACGAGGACCGCCGCGTGGGATCAGGTAGCTTGGGCCACGTCACGGCATCCGATTGTCACTATCACATCATTAAATAACACGGTTACAAACCGCAAGAGAGCTTAGTCTCGCCGTTCATTTGATGTGTCCGATCTTGGACGGTACAATACGATTTGGTGTCATACATAACAGATTGTCATGAATATACCACGAGGAAgggaaatattatattataaataatgtTAAAATACTGATTATTttatttagcttttttttttcttgcatgaGTATTGTgagatagtaaaaaaaaaatattaaggttCATTTTAACTTGTGATTTTGTTTATCGATCATTTAActctttataatttatttttatatttaaaatattttttatatttttaaaaacgtaaCATATAAGTTCTTCTTGTTAAGTCTGAGTAAGCAGACGTTAGAGTTTGCTTACGTGAtatactgactcataataaattattaatataataatatatataatttaaattttaaaacagATTTATTTTAACCCTTGTGGTTTTAATCATGGACCACTTTAAGCCCTTATAGTTTTGCTCGTGTCTAAAATAGACTttacatttttaaaaacatagtatGTAAGTTCCTCCTATCAAGTCTTAGTTAACAGACATTAAAACCTGCTTACGTGAcatgctaactcataataaattatttaatataataatatataatttaaattaaaaaaattgataccaCCATCAATGGCGAGATGAGGTATTGTCGTTGAAGCGACCACCAATGACAGCACCTAATCGTTGCTATCTAGCTGAGTATTGTACGTACATAGCCTCTTCTACGTTGACGACAAGCTCACGAGCTTTTGATCTTACCTCATGTGGATGTGTCGACTAGCCCAACGCTAGACATACAATGTCCTCAtggttctcttcctcctcctgggcATCTTCATCCCCACTGTCTCTcacttcgtcctctcctgcacCCCCACCCTTCACGCCTATAACGTGATGGTCCAACTCTCCCTCACCTCTACTTTCAACATCTTCTACCTTTACCTCTCCGCCTTTGTCCGTTGTTACGGTCTCCGTCACTTTCTCTTTCTcgataagataaatatttttttaaaaacttaaattatatatatcattatattaataatttattatgaatcaacataTCCTGTAAGCAAATTTTAATGTCTGTCAACTCAGATTTGATAAGATAAAGTCATAAGGGTTTAAGTAGaacataatcaaaatcataaGGGTTacaatggattttttttaaacttaaattatatatattattatattaataatttattatgagtcaatattATCACAGAAgattctaatatatattaataCAGACTTAATGagagatatttatatattatattttttaaaaaaatataaattattttatatgcgAGTAAAAGCTTAAGTGGtttataatcaaaataatatcGGGTTAAAAATGAATGTTaagctaaaaaaattaaaataaataattgaaggTATCGAGGACAGCATTAGGGTGCTCTACCTAATCATACTCACCCAGCAAACTAAACCTCAAGAGGGAGAGAGACCAATTTCAAGGGATTGAATAAGAAGAATATGCTTAGTATATTCTCAACTCTCTCTACAAAAAGGTTACTGAACCGCAAAACGAATGGCACCAAAACTGTTGCAGATATCAATCTACCAGTGAAAAAGAATATGCTAAGCATCTTCTCCTAAAGATAAATTGTGGCTACTGTGAGCAGgaaaagtctctctctctctctctctctctctctctctctctctccacagcaCATGAAATCATCAACAGTGAGATGGGTATCGATTTCATGGGATTCAGTGGAAGAATATTCCAAGAATCATCCAAAGGTTGCAAAAAGTTGAGACTTGTGGTCATGAGATGGGCTATTTTGATCAAATATATATCTTGGTTTGTTTTGTAGCAGCACTTTGTTTGATCACATGATGATCTCGTACCTCCTCCTCTTTTTATGGATACGTCGATGTACTCAATCGAAGGACCTAAGGGTGaagtgttagtttgacaagttTTACGTAATCCCATATTAGAAAAATCAAGTTTGATATCTCTTGTTTAAATTGTAAATGAGGGTTTGAGTTTTAAAGTCAAATACACCACAAAATACATCACAAGAAAATCTAATTATATGCTTTTAGACTTTTCTTATTCAATAGTTTTTGGTGTTCATCCCGATACCTGccatgatgagagagagagagagagagtgtgtgtgtgtgtgtgtgcgcgcccgTCGACAGTGTGCCCGATGGATCCTCTGCGTTCGTTTAACGAGGCTATCGAAGAGAACGACAACTTAGGCGCTGCCGAGGGTGCTTGCATGCCCGGAAAGAAAAGCCCGAGAGGTGTAGGCAGTGAAGTGCCATTTGGGAGGTGAAATGTTAAATGGTCCTCACAGAAAACTACATACGTTGACGACCAAATGCATGACTATTGCAGTGAAGAAAAATGCTGCTCCAATCCACAACTTTGCAGCTGATGTTGGATCAGTGGAATCCTGTGTATGAAAAGGCCTTCCCACTCTGGGCCACATCACATACTGAAAGCTAGCAACCACTGCCATCCATAAAGTCTATGGTCCTCTACCTGTGCGGCCTTGAATGAAGTGGGATTCACGACCGACGACGACGGAGCAACCGCTGCCACATTTGCGATCCCCAGCACCTACTGCGTCGGAACGTGGCTTCGACCAAAGGCAAGATAAGGACACCTGAAAGGGAAGGCAACACAAGGACGAACATGcgggagaagaggaggaaaaaaGATCTCCCATTTGCATTTGATCGCGGCCATGCGAATCGAAGCGCTTTAGGTTCCTACTCGATGTGAAGTGCTGGCGATGATCGAGATAAAATTGGCACAAGTATATGCCCAGAGGCCGGAGCGATCGCCGCCACTGAGATGAACTGCAGCTGCTACTATCTGGCTGGGGGGATTATCCTCTTTCGCCTGTATCTCTCTCCTCGAAATCTCGTGAGCAAGGATGATGAAAGAGAAAACAATGGACCTCTCCCTTATCAGACACACTAATCATTATATTCTTGTCTTATTAACCCAACAGAAACTAAGATTGGGTTCGTACATCACATTCAGAATTAAGAGGCCCGACCCAAATGAGCAATGGTTTTAGAGGCCGAATCCAACCCACTGCGGTCAAATACTCGGTCTGGGTTCGTAGATTTCTCCCCTACCAGCCATAACGTATTCAAGACGCAACAGAGGCGGGAGGCGGGAGGCGGGAGGCGGGAGAAGTGCAAGAAACTCGACAACGGTGCGCGGCACAAGGAAGCTCCAAACCCTTCCCATGCGACCCCTATCCTCTCCCGTCCTCCACCATCTCGTCTCCGCCGATCCCTCTTTTCCCTTCTTCCGATCCCTGCCGAGTACGTACGTCTacgatctcttcttcttcttcttcttcttcttgatcttTGTTTGCCGATGCATTGTCAAAATCaattgaaaatttttaaaaatcatatggAACTCTTCTAAAATAATTTTCATCATTCTTAATGTTATCGATAGTATGTTGTTCATTaaagtttatttatttatataaatatatttttatttattatatttgggccctacgaaatttttataagattacacatattgatttACTTACttatttaatttaaatgaaaatatatttatttattttaataaaatcataaaaatattagaaggatagatttattataaaatatttaataaatttgtaaaatataattttatcaaacaaatatttcaataTGCTAGTAATAGACTATAataaagtctaaatattattagtaattattttttaaaattttttctgatcatttatcttaattttttgtttCATATAATTTTTAGTAATTAAGTTCGATCAAGATCTAACACAGCGTAAATTGTATATGTTTAAgtcatttaaaattaattaatccaAAAATCATAGACCATTTAtaagaatataataaaagaagTGCTActgtaatataatattaatactcTAAGTTTTTCAGTAAATATTAAACTATTGATCTCACTTTGGGTATACAATCTTAAATTATAaagatatccaaaataatatcatcttaCCCTATCACATAAATATTCAAAGTAAATTATTTTTTGAGATTATTTAAATCTTCTAATTATgtatgtcattatgaatattatttttaaatattatttagaattatttttaatataattttataagttactaGTCTACATTATTTTGGtagctataagaccaatataataatataaattataatttaaaatatttttaaataataaatatgtattataatttatatttcttaagtTTACTATCTCAAGTCATTTTGGTAACTACTAGTTGATAAGACTTAAAGTATATAAGctataaataataatcataaaatttttttaacCTAATTTATGTCGAAatatcttaataataataatcataataattattgaatattaatcaacataaaaaatttatatgataattataatcataatgAACATAAATCATATctctatatgaaaaataaatattatttcataatttcaaacatatatatgtgaataactaaataaatatataaaataataattaattttttatttatcatatgtaaaattttatcaatatgtcatatgaaaaattattaaaaaattataatttatatttttttaatttcacaTGGAACCCTTATACCAATCAATAATATTTAATTGGGCAAGCTAAGAATTAGTCTACCCAAATTTTGGCTCATAGATTTAGGTTAACCATTCATTCAATTATGCCCATCAAAACTAAAactgatcaaaataaaaaattgatcaaaatttgactttcctcaaatttgatcaaaactaaatccaatcaaatagtcAAAATACAATAATGATCAAGTCTAATCAaactaataaattaaaataattttaattaattaattttataattgagaacataagtaaaaaaattaaaattttaaatagtaaaattataattttgttaGAATATGTAGAGAAAATATTCAAAGGACAAAATTATcaaaagggtaaaactataattaaaaaaaaaccatAAACTTTTGCCTTCGTAGTCTCCCCTACACGACCATCCATCACCTACACATGTATGTCGTCCATCACTTGTAATGGGGTAGTTCTCCTCACGCAACTGACTAAAGACCACACTGATCATCATGCCCTATCACCACGTTTCTCACTAGTGGAATGCCTCTGTGGTGCACCGTTAATCGAGTGCCACCGACCGATCATCCCACCGTGCGACAATGCACATGCGCCAACTAACAACCCCCACGATGGCCACGACACGTAGATGTGCTTGCATGTTTTGCTATACAGCCATTGGGAACCATATCCTTTGATGTCCAATTTATGCTAACTGTAGCCAGCAAGTGCTGCTATAATGGTATTACTGTAGCAATCACTGGTAGTAGCACTATTGCAGTCGCTACATGCAGCGATGCTACTACCATGACATTGCTTAGCCATTGCACCCCATGATGCTTCCATTAGGTACGTAATCACTGCTCGTGACTAGGCTGGCAGCCAACGAAGGTCACCACTCTTAATAATACTATATTGCTAACAATAAACTGTCGATAGTGGTATATCAATCAAGCATGAGGAAACTCATATCGCTCATAAGTGGAAGATAAGACTGACTAGATAAAAAAAGTAGAACAGCAATACAGACGAATTATTCATGCAtcgtaaataaaaattaatattttcgtAAGCAAAAATACTAACAAAtaaatctaaagtatttgatttatAAACATAACTATGATACAAATTGTAAGAACAAACACCATCCTTACGCTAATGTTAtacaaaaattttaatgtcaaaatttgAAAGCAAATAACAATACATCAAATTTAAGATGTATATATACCTTTTGATCCCATTCATGAAGCTTTTATTTGATATATGTGTATATCGTTGTTGTCGGATCTGAAAACCATAGAGATGAGAAGATCTATAACAAAGGGGAAGATGAGAGATTTATAACCTCTAAATAATATCATATATCCATAtattcataattaaaaaaaaatcgatcaaaattcataatttatgagaTAGGATAATAAACGAACCTCGTTACATCACGATGACGAGGTTTGATTCCTTGTCATTAATCGGCCAAAAGAAGAATCTTAACAAGAGGGGGGAGAGTGGGGGAGGAGGAGATATTCCGACCCACATTGGGAATCTCCGGCTGCTCCCCTGCCGGAAGAAGGCGTTCCCCGCTCTCGCGGCGGCCTGCAACTgtcgaaagagagagagagagagagaggaaaagggaTCGTTAAAGAGTCagaaagattataaaaaaaaaaaaggaaagagagattATATACCGTGGTGGCGATAACTATTCTCGCGCGGAAAAATGATTCGAGAGGACCCGGTGGGACCCATTCTGTCGGGCCAAACAGGTGTAGTCCGTACTTGAAAGCGGGCGAGTTGATGGCATCTCACTCACCCGTCGTTCCCGCGTTGGGGTCCGCCGGGTATACTTGGTCAGGATCAAAGATAAGGCCACGAGTGACCACCAAGCTACTGGAGCCTCAAAATTAGCAGACATTGCTATTCCCTGCTGCAGAACTTAATGATTCTTCCTCCACACCCTTCTCTTTCCCTTGCTACTTCGATTCTTTTCTGTGCAAACCAAATGAGTTCCAAGATCGGCCCTTCTCATCTTCCACTCTTCCACAAGTTGCCAGCCAAAAACCTCAGCTTTGAACCAGCAAAGCCTCTCGGATTCAGGTCCCGAGCATGCTCGCCCATCTCATCATCTTACACCGGCCCAAGCAAGCAGGAATCCACCGGAAGAGTTGTGCCGGCCCCCGATGCATACAGCGTCAAGTTCGAAACGTTGGAAGGTTGCAAACTGGGCATTTCCAGGTATCCGGACTTCGAGTACAACGCCAAAGGAGGCGTCGGCAATGCAGTGGGAAGAAAGGACAGGGCCGATGACATGCTCTGCGTCTCCTTCGATGTCGGGACGCTGTACATCCCGCCGCTCACGGGTGCGACCACGAAGTTCTTGGGGTTGCCATTGCCACCTCTCCTAAAGATCGCGATTGTTCCAGAGGTCTTCCAGGGAACCATCAGCAGCAGGAGTGGGAAGGTGGTGGTGGAAACTACTCGTCGGCTGATGGTTTCGACTTCCAGCTGTTAAACTTGTCATGAAGCCATGACTTTGTTTAATAGTCATGACTGTTCTCTGCAGGTTGAGTTGGTGTTCAGAGCCCGGTTCTTGTTCTCCGTGGGAAGCATCTACAGAGCTCCGCCCTTGATGGTGGAGACGACGCTCACGTCGGAGGAGTCCAGAGGATCGATGCGGTCAGGCAGGGGAGAGAGAATGGATGAAGAGGGACGGTGCAAGATGGTTGGTGTAGCCGTGGTGGATCCGATCAACGACGCCCTGATGAACGCCTTCCTTGGGCTGCCGACCGAATGCATCGCAATCCTCAACGCGAAAATATCGATCGCTGCCCCTTGATGAGATGCCCCTGCAAATTACAGTGTGTTTAAAGTGATACAGAATCAATCTTGTTCATACGATTATGAACTCAAAATATACAGAAATTGGCGAATTCTAAAGCGACATTTGACAGGAAAGAGGAGAAATGTTTGTTCCTACATCAATTCTGAGACTTGGTCATTTGAATCTGGTTCTTGGTGCTAAAACGCTGCCTCTTTACTGATCTGGATAATGCAATCTAATTATTAGTTCTTCGCTTTCTCCATCAGAACATATCTGCTGCTGACTCCACAAACGGAACAAGTGGATGCATATAGTAATAATCTACTATGgttttaaatcataaaatatccgaggcatgatgaaaccaatttaagttaaaaaatggACTTTACTAAAGCTGGTCTTGTTGACTAGAAAGTCGAAACAAAATTTCACCATAGGACAGCTTCCAAAACAAACAATTTTAGTCATGTTTTCCATGAAGAGCAACTGTCATAGACTCAGCTTCATGCTACCTACAACAGATGCAGCGAGAACTTGGTTTTCATACCAGTTACGGAAaagaataatatcatcaacaaccTTGGGAATTGGGTTCGCATAAATCATATCTCAAGTTACAGAACATTCTACATGTGAGAGCTCAACTACCTCATACTTCTAGTCAGATGGCGTATGATCTTTGATAGCAGTTGCGAGCTTTGTAGTTTCTTCTTCGTTTTTCAACCTTAGGAGGTATGTACGAGCCACAATGTCCTTACTGTCAGCTCCGGCTCCATGTCCTCCACCCTGAGTCACACATATCATCAGTGTTGACAGATGGATTTAACTTCCAATTACCTAATCTTACGAAAGCACATCTACGGAAAACAGGAGAATTCacaataacatatatatagccTGATCACTTGTTGTCATATCAGTTATGGTATATGCATCAGTTAACAAAACACTTCATGATAGGTTACCGCTGTGTGAAATATCGAGGCGATGGTATTCTTTTGGATGTTCATCTTTATGCCATGATATATCAAAGCATTGACCAAGATTTTTCCCACCTGAATTAAAACAAGGACCAAATACATTTAAGCTCAGTAAGGAACAGATAATTTCAAAAAAAGATGCAATGATGCTCTAAAACAcattaaaaagaatcataaagCCTAATTACTAATTTAACTTAAAACTGGTACATAAAGTAATTCTATTTTAGAATATGGAGGGCACTATACCACCTATGAAGATTTTCAATAGATAAAATGAATCTAACATTAATTATCCAAACTTACGATTAGAAGAAGATTTTTCAGCAATGCTGCATTGCAAATTTTTCAGCAGTCTAGTGACAGACAGGTCTAGCTAACTTCAGCTCACCACAAGAGGAGCCTTGTGGCACTGTGGGTTCAGACCTGTATCAGACAAGAGGTGAAGCAGAAGGAAGAATACTTCTGAAGTTTCTTAAGTTCACTTCCATGTTAAAAGGCTCTCGCCAATGAAGAAAATCTCCAGAACAGGAGATGGAGTTTGGCAATCAAAAACCGGGTGACCCGAACCAGCCTCCGGATAGACCCGATTATAGAGCAATCCATAAAGCCTCCAAAACTTCACTTCAGCATATAGCAATAATCCAACTCCTCGAGGGTACGTATCGGATTCTTGGACTCAAGTCATCAAAGGGAATGCCTTGGGAAAAATGATCTGGTAATTTCCTTTCATCATCTATGCAGGAGAGAATGCAAGGGTTCTTCAGTATATTTTGTAATTATTGACGAACCTAAGCTTGCCGAGTGGCATAAACCATGACTTACAGCCCAGGAGAAATGTTTCTTAGGCGTCATCTGTCATTAGATGTGATATATGCTTTTCCGTTGATAGGCTATGGAACCTTCTGTCACCTCTTCTTATCTTTAATATGGCCAAATATTACTTCCCATTCTGGTTCCAAAGTAACAAAGGGTCAAGCTCCCAAAGTCCTAACCAAAGGACCATGGTCTACTAGAGGAGACCTAATAGCTAGTTCCACGGAGACCTAACCTGTGTTTGAACCCATAGAATATCGTAAGCAAGAATGCGCCTTTAGTCTAGCATTCTTATTAGGTCATTCTCTTACGATAGATCTTTCTCGTTTGAACAAAGTAGGTGCATTAGAGTCTGCAGAAATCGACATGTCTGTACCCTTGCAACAAGGAATTTGGATCAGTAAACCACAAGAAGGCATCTTTCAGGTGGCCTCATATGTGAAACTGATGTTGATTCATTTCACTTGCAGTTGTGATGTTGAGCAGGCCAGAAAATCCCTGAATCTCCTAATAAACAGTCTTGTGGTTCATTTTAAAATGAGATAAGAATAAAAGGTCTTGTTAAATAGTCTCCTGCTAACAGTGAGGATCTAGAGAAGATAAATGGGATAAATACAGTTTACTGTAGGAACAATCTATATGGTGTGGAAAAAAGGGTACACTGCCTGATAGTCTGGGGTACACATGTAAGGTGTGTGGTAAGCAACTTGGAACCCCTGCTTTGTAGCATTGATGCAATGGATGAAGACAAGTATCAGGGTAATTATGATGGAAATGATTTAACACTTGGCGACATAAATTCAACTAACTGGAGATCACCCAAGCACCTCTGGAGAAGGGGATTCCTGGTAAACCTCAACAAGATTAATAAAAAAAGGACTATGAAAAAAGAACAAGATTTGATCAGTTGGTTGAAAGTGTCAACCCTTCACTCATGGATATTCAACTGTTCACAAAAGAAGAGTAGAGTGACACTGATAGCAAGTTTCTCAGACTCAAATGAAACAAACACTTTCAAGCTAGATACGCACCAAACAAGGCCCAGCTTTCTTCAGGAGAAGCAGTGAAGGCTAATCTCAGGGCCATGTCTACGTTTCCCAAAAGAAAGAATTTATACCAAGCAAGGCCCAGCTTTCATCAAGACCAATGGTTAAGGCTAGTCCCAAAGTTCTACCTTTCTCAAAACAAAGAAACCATGCACCAGGAAACAACTTGATTTTCCACATGAGGAACTAGCATCCTCACTTGGGGGCCCTTGTCACGAGGGAAGTTCTTTCTCATTCCCTCCTgttaaattaaaatcaataattGATCTATAGAGGAGATAACCATAGACCTATTAAGGACTCCTTAGCTCAATGTATTTCAAAACATAATCCTAATGAATTTGCTGTTGGAAACATATACTGACAAAATTAAAGCTGATCTCATCATTTGATCTATGGTCAAAATTGGAGAGGGTAAACAAGATGTGATTGAGGCATCAGGAAGTATCTTGTTAGATGGAATTCCAATACAATAAAACTCCAGGAAAGAAAATGGGACATGTTTAAAACTTAAGAAATAATAGCTAGACTTCACACTCTTTACCTTTATTGTAATTTGTGGATCTGGAAACATGAATCCTTCCACTAAATAAACTTATACTGTTTTCTTAGTAAAAGGAATCTTCTTACTAATGCAACAAGTGCATG from Musa acuminata AAA Group cultivar baxijiao chromosome BXJ2-11, Cavendish_Baxijiao_AAA, whole genome shotgun sequence encodes:
- the LOC103970289 gene encoding uncharacterized protein LOC103970289 isoform X1; translation: MILPPHPSLSLATSILFCANQMSSKIGPSHLPLFHKLPAKNLSFEPAKPLGFRSRACSPISSSYTGPSKQESTGRVVPAPDAYSVKFETLEGCKLGISRYPDFEYNAKGGVGNAVGRKDRADDMLCVSFDVGTLYIPPLTGATTKFLGLPLPPLLKIAIVPEVFQGTISSRSGKVVVETTRRLMVELVFRARFLFSVGSIYRAPPLMVETTLTSEESRGSMRSGRGERMDEEGRCKMVGVAVVDPINDALMNAFLGLPTECIAILNAKISIAAP
- the LOC103970289 gene encoding uncharacterized protein LOC103970289 isoform X2: MILPPHPSLSLATSILFCANQMSSKIGPSHLPLFHKLPAKNLSFEPAKPLGFRSRACSPISSSYTGPSKQESTGRVVPAPDAYSVKFETLEGCKLGISRYPDFEYNAKGGVGNAVGRKDRADDMLCVSFDVGTLYIPPLTGATTKFLGLPLPPLLKIAIVPEVFQGTISSRSGKVELVFRARFLFSVGSIYRAPPLMVETTLTSEESRGSMRSGRGERMDEEGRCKMVGVAVVDPINDALMNAFLGLPTECIAILNAKISIAAP